The following are encoded in a window of Halosimplex halophilum genomic DNA:
- a CDS encoding sulfatase-like hydrolase/transferase, with protein MTRRDVVLVTADSVRYDAAGAMETLDDLDQLRGITAGHYTRPSLGGLHSGRLDGAIRSRVVAPSLAGTFADAGYTTVGFAATPQVHPEFGFDDGFDTYHAFADRGTRGSTIRERLSNIDLLRRVYHRVFPPHAKLSDLPADEAVVDRAIDRFRAADGPRFLWVHLMGTHRPYGRGADAIPESLDRKALFAPDRLSADERDQLDDAYRDAVGRAGDAVGRLREAVPDDAVFVFTSDHGDEFGEEGYYFHQPQRRRVAAKLVEVPVAVDGVDTVGDRCSLLDLPPTLASAVGIDPPAEWSGVDLATRERETTLTVAPWNDRATVLWQDFDRRLVATDATVTLADDDGRTAVDDGDLDGPTEQLRDLGYVG; from the coding sequence ATGACGAGGCGAGACGTCGTCCTGGTCACGGCCGATTCCGTCCGCTACGACGCGGCCGGGGCGATGGAGACGCTCGACGACCTCGACCAGTTGCGGGGGATCACGGCCGGCCACTACACGCGGCCCAGTCTCGGTGGGCTCCACTCCGGACGGCTCGACGGGGCGATCCGGTCGCGGGTCGTCGCTCCCTCGCTCGCGGGGACGTTCGCCGACGCCGGCTACACGACCGTCGGGTTCGCCGCGACGCCGCAGGTCCACCCCGAGTTCGGCTTCGACGACGGGTTCGACACGTACCACGCCTTCGCCGACCGCGGGACGCGCGGGTCGACCATCCGCGAACGGCTCAGCAATATCGACCTGCTCCGGCGCGTCTACCACCGCGTGTTCCCGCCCCACGCGAAGCTCTCCGACCTGCCGGCCGACGAGGCGGTCGTCGACCGGGCCATCGACCGGTTCCGGGCGGCCGACGGCCCGCGGTTCCTCTGGGTGCACCTGATGGGGACCCACCGGCCCTACGGCCGCGGCGCGGACGCCATCCCGGAGTCGCTCGACCGCAAGGCGCTGTTCGCGCCGGACCGGCTCTCGGCGGACGAGCGCGACCAGCTCGACGACGCCTATCGCGACGCGGTCGGGCGGGCCGGCGACGCGGTCGGGCGGCTCCGCGAGGCCGTCCCCGACGACGCGGTGTTCGTGTTCACCTCCGACCACGGGGACGAGTTCGGCGAGGAGGGCTACTACTTCCACCAGCCACAGCGGCGCCGCGTCGCCGCGAAACTGGTGGAGGTGCCCGTCGCGGTCGACGGGGTCGACACGGTCGGCGACCGGTGTAGCCTGCTCGACCTGCCGCCGACGCTCGCGAGCGCGGTCGGTATCGACCCGCCGGCCGAGTGGTCGGGCGTCGACCTCGCGACCCGCGAGCGCGAGACGACGCTGACCGTCGCGCCGTGGAACGACCGGGCGACGGTCCTCTGGCAGGACTTCGACCGCCGCCTGGTCGCGACCGACGCGACGGTCACGCTCGCGGACGACGACGGCCGGACGGCCGTCGACGACGGCGACCTCGACGGGCCGACGGAGCAGCTGCGGGACCTCGGGTACGTGGGGTAG
- a CDS encoding ArnT family glycosyltransferase encodes MSLVSAIPIPGGADGGDPGTDRDEGDPEASGDGNSVSGDGGNPESGDSDGPGTDPDRDSSGTDPDRDDPDPGWSPGRLRPRHVHLAGLLAFGVYVYYVGLGGYNLQAWDEGLYANMARHMVQDGYWLVPHLNYLGNAQAAFGPYLKKPPLVPWLQALSMLAFGVTELAARLPSATAAILTGLLTYRIGAERYDRRTGLAAGFALLATPYLFMGPNAGRQATTDAPLLLFGTLFVYLTWLVADRDRPDLLPAVGVAAGLTFLAKGFGAGIFVVVVVPLVLARWRTFVSRGFAACVGITALMAAPWLVTAYTRHGGEFVRIFFVENVIERASGDLFVREGAMFAFMKYPYIRQFGTYTDPWIYYLAPAAVVGVLAVRREVVGDAFAPVDLPSGTGEAVTRIRAALDRYQRPLFLVWWANAVFWFFVFTGNHGWYVMPTFVPIAVLVGHLFALATRWRVAAAGLVAGTAAAVVHSPRAGVYTPLTGRYWGVWGIRPTPDWVVLGVVVVGTALLVGLPRLGSVVDGDWPPDGRLATAAVPTLLCLLLTAGLAAPVALPGSAGDIQQYEAGLATNDAVPEDAVVAVDPVTTRVDHGTLFGFDFYADRTLRAVPRDELADRPDIEYAVVPSGWAERSPRPCEVIARMPAFDVTVLAFGSGQEGCGAATNASAALSPAPGAVPPAPATGAP; translated from the coding sequence ATGTCGCTCGTCTCCGCGATCCCGATCCCCGGCGGCGCCGACGGCGGCGACCCGGGAACCGACCGCGACGAAGGCGACCCGGAGGCCAGTGGCGATGGCAACTCGGTGTCCGGTGACGGTGGAAACCCGGAATCCGGTGACAGCGACGGCCCGGGAACGGACCCCGACCGGGACAGCTCGGGAACGGATCCCGACCGGGACGACCCGGATCCGGGCTGGTCGCCGGGACGGCTCCGGCCGCGACACGTCCACCTCGCGGGCCTCCTCGCGTTCGGCGTCTACGTCTACTACGTCGGGCTGGGCGGGTACAACCTCCAGGCGTGGGACGAGGGGCTGTACGCCAACATGGCCCGGCACATGGTGCAGGACGGCTACTGGCTCGTCCCCCACCTCAACTACCTCGGCAACGCCCAGGCGGCGTTCGGGCCGTACCTGAAGAAGCCGCCGCTGGTCCCGTGGCTCCAGGCGCTCTCGATGCTCGCGTTCGGCGTGACGGAGCTCGCAGCCCGGCTCCCGTCCGCCACCGCGGCGATCCTCACGGGGCTGCTCACCTACCGGATCGGCGCCGAGCGCTACGACCGGCGCACGGGGCTGGCCGCCGGCTTCGCCCTCCTCGCGACGCCGTACCTGTTCATGGGGCCGAACGCGGGCCGCCAGGCGACGACCGACGCGCCGCTGTTGCTCTTCGGGACGCTGTTCGTCTACCTGACGTGGCTCGTCGCCGACCGCGACCGCCCCGACCTGCTCCCGGCGGTCGGCGTCGCGGCCGGCCTGACCTTCCTCGCGAAGGGGTTCGGTGCCGGGATCTTCGTCGTCGTCGTCGTCCCGCTGGTCCTCGCCCGCTGGCGGACGTTCGTCTCCAGGGGATTCGCCGCCTGCGTCGGGATCACCGCGCTCATGGCCGCGCCGTGGCTGGTGACGGCCTACACCCGCCACGGGGGCGAGTTCGTCCGGATATTCTTCGTCGAGAACGTCATCGAGCGGGCCTCCGGCGACCTGTTCGTCAGGGAGGGGGCGATGTTCGCGTTCATGAAGTACCCCTACATCCGCCAGTTCGGCACCTACACCGACCCGTGGATCTACTACCTCGCCCCGGCGGCGGTCGTCGGCGTCCTCGCCGTCCGGCGGGAGGTCGTCGGCGACGCGTTCGCGCCGGTGGATCTGCCGTCGGGGACGGGCGAGGCCGTCACGCGGATCCGCGCCGCGCTGGACCGGTACCAGCGCCCGCTCTTTCTCGTCTGGTGGGCCAACGCGGTGTTCTGGTTTTTCGTGTTCACCGGCAACCACGGCTGGTACGTCATGCCGACGTTCGTGCCGATCGCGGTGCTGGTCGGCCACCTGTTCGCGCTGGCGACGCGGTGGCGCGTCGCCGCCGCCGGCCTCGTCGCCGGGACCGCGGCGGCGGTCGTCCACTCGCCGCGGGCCGGCGTGTACACGCCGCTTACCGGCCGGTACTGGGGGGTCTGGGGGATCCGTCCGACGCCGGACTGGGTCGTCCTCGGCGTGGTCGTGGTGGGAACCGCGCTGCTCGTGGGCCTGCCGCGGCTCGGGAGCGTCGTCGACGGGGACTGGCCGCCCGACGGGCGGCTCGCGACCGCGGCCGTCCCGACGCTGCTCTGTCTCCTGTTGACCGCGGGGCTCGCCGCGCCCGTGGCGCTGCCGGGCAGCGCCGGCGACATCCAGCAGTACGAGGCGGGGCTCGCGACGAACGACGCGGTCCCCGAGGACGCGGTCGTCGCGGTCGACCCGGTGACGACGCGCGTCGACCACGGCACGCTGTTCGGCTTCGACTTCTACGCCGACCGGACGCTGCGGGCCGTCCCCCGCGACGAACTCGCCGACCGGCCCGACATCGAGTACGCCGTCGTCCCCTCGGGGTGGGCCGAGCGCTCGCCCCGGCCCTGCGAGGTGATCGCCCGGATGCCCGCCTTCGACGTGACCGTCCTCGCGTTCGGCTCCGGCCAGGAGGGCTGCGGCGCGGCGACGAACGCCTCGGCGGCGCTCTCGCCGGCTCCGGGAGCAGTCCCGCCAGCGCCGGCGACGGGCGCGCCGTGA